ATCATCGTCGGTTTGTTGGTAGGTACCATTGAAGTGGTATGGTTGGGCAAACTGTTCGGTAAAAGGAGTTTCTTACTCAAAATTGGCTACAAGCTGGTTTTTTACACCATTTTCTTGTTGCTTGTCATCCTCATAAACTACCCAATTGCAGTTGCTTTGGAGTCACAAATATCACTTTTCGACCCAATCGTTTTTGACAAATTGCTAGACTTTCTAATGAATATTGAATTTGCAAGTACCATGGTCTCTATATCCTTCAGTCTATTCATAAGTCTTTTTTATTCAGAGATAAGCGAGAACATAGGCCATGGCGTATTGATGAATTTTTTTATTGGAAAATATCATAAACCGATCGAGGAAAAACGGATCTTCCTGTTTTCGGATATGAAGTCCTCCACGACCATTGCCGAGCAGTTGGGCCACATCAAATATTTTGAGCTGCTCAGGGAATACTATTCCGATTTTTCGGATGCCATTGTTCGTTATTCCGGGGAAGTATATCAATACATAGGCGATGAAATCGTGATTTCTTGGAAGTATGAAGATGGAATCAAATCCAATAATTGTATCAATTGCTTTTTCGCCATGAAAGAAGACCTAAGAAAAAGAGCGGATTGGTATACTGCAACTTTTGGGGTAGCCCCTACATTCAAAGCTGGACTTCATGTTGGCGAGGTTACCACAGGCGAAATAGGTGCGCTGAAAAAAGAGATTATCTTCACTGGGGATGTGCTCAATACCACAGCTAGAATTCAAGGCCTTTGCAATAAATACAAGGTTGAAATCTTGGTTTCTGAAGACCTGATAAAAGAGCTTCGACTTGGAACTGTTTTTAGAATCAATCCTTTGGGAATTTTCGAGTTGAAAGGAAAAGAAGAGAATCTAGAATTGTTTACGATTCAGAAATGAGCATCAGGAGGCAAAGTAATATTGTTGGCCAACAAAACGCTCTCTTTATTGAAATTACATCAAAAATCTAAAAGATGACAACATTAGTAGTAGGGGCAAGTGGAGCAACGGGACAACATCTAGTATCGCAACTTCTTAAACAAGGTCAACATGTTAGGGCTATTGTACGGAACGCCGAAAAGTTACCGGTATCCCTTAGAAACGAAAACCGTTTGACAATCATCGAAGCTAGTATTTTGGATCTTACCGCTGCCGAAATGGTCGAATATGTAGCTGACTGTGATGCTGTAGCCTCGTGTCTTGGTCATAACTTGACCTTTAAGGGCATATATGGCCAACCAAGAAAACTTGTCACAGATGCCACACGCCGACTTTGCAACGCAATAATAGTGAATACTCCAACCAAGGCGGTAAAATATATCCTTATGAATACTTCGGGAAACCGGAACCGCGATTTGGAAGAACCCATTTCGTTTACCCATAAATGCGTAATAGGACTTCTTCGCCTGTTATTGCCACCTCATGTGGATAATGAAAAAGCTGCGGATTACTTACGAACCCATATTGGTCAGAACAACCAATTTGTAAAGTGGTGTGCCGTACGTCCCGACGGTTTAATTGACGAGGACGAAGTGACCGCATATGAAATACATCCTTCACCAATTCGAAGTGCGATTTTCAATGCAGGGAAAGTCAGTAGAATCAACGTCGCACATTTCATGGCAGCTTTGATCGTAGACGATGATACATGGATTAAGTGGAAGGGACAAATGCCGGTCATTTATAATGAAACATCAATGATAGTGAAACAAGCAAAGTACCGCTAACTCTTCTTTTCCCAAAATACGCTCCAATTTTGTAAATTTATGAAGTTCTCATGACCCGCGATTTTATCCATATCAATGACTTTGTAATTTTAGTTGAAGAAGCAAATGAAACTAAGATAGAAGTAGATACGTGTTATTTTGATGAGCCCATTGTAGCTGTGGCTTTTTACGGTTCTGGCAATGTAGATTTAGCGGTTAAATACGGTGAAAAACGAAAAGACTTTCATTACACCAAAGGACTTTCCTTTGCTTTTTATGCAGATGAAAAAGTAGAGTTTGAACATACCGTTAGCCCAGAAAAGAGCCTTAAATGTATCGTTGTGGCTACGAAGATGAGTAAACTTGAAGAACTCCCGAATCAAGAAGGCGAGTTGTTCTCTGACTTGCTGAATGAATTAGTCAATCCTAAAGACCATTACGTAGAAGGGCCAAGTTTTTTTATGACGCCAGAGATGAAACACATCGTGGACGCTTTTTTCTCAAACACCTATTCAGGAAAAACAAAAATGATGTTTTTTAGAAGTCAGATTACCGCATTATTATCTCATTTCTTTGGTCAACTAGCATTAAAACAAGAAGAAGCTTCGAAGCCACTACATAGAGAGCAATTGAATAAGGCAAAAGATATTCTTCTGGAAAATTTGGAAAACCCACCTTCACTTTCAGAGCTTTCAAAGGCGATTGGTTTTAATACTACCCGACTTAAAAAAGAATTTAAAGCTATTTTCGGTGTACCTGTCTTTAAATATCTCCAAAATGAAAGGCTTACTTCTGCACATAAACTCATAAGTGAAAATGAAGCCACAGTGCAGGAAGCCGCTTGGCAGGTGGGTTACGATAGTCTTAGTTCATTTTCTAACGCTTTCGCGAAAAAGTTTGGCTATCGCCCAAGCCAGATTAAATAACCCAAAAGACTCATTTGACATTCTTTTCTAGTCAAACGGTAAAAAAGTGAGACTTAGAAAGAAAATATTGGTTATCATATGCACTAAAAGTGGATATTGAAATCCAAAGGCGACTCTTGTATATCCTGCAATAGTAGCGCTGAATAATTGCGGAAGTGTTAGAATAGGCATCCACAATAGATTGACTAAACTCAACTCAAAATTAAAAATGTGTAACCAAGCAAAACTCAGACAAGACAAGTAGTATATCATTCTGAAATGCCTTTCCCAAAACCGCTGCGCATTGACATTGACGGTTTTTCTACTACAGACTACATAAGCAATCAAAACAATAATAATAGTGCTAATTACTCTGTACCAAAACGTATCATCCACAAGAGATAATCTGCTTTTAAAGACTGCCTTAGTTAGAATGTAATAGGTAAACCCTCCCGTAGTCAGGGCTAGATAACTTGGATTAAATTTTAATGACAGTCTAAAGGTTATTTCTTCGAATAGAGGTAATACAATTCCACCTACTAGCAGTAAGAGTAATGGAGAAAAACGTTCCGCCATACTTGTGGACGTCAAGTTTTCGGGGTCATAGATAAACTGAAGTAATGATGCGACTACTACTGAGAAAACTACCTTGATTAAGAAGAGGCCAATGGTATCATAGACTTTGTTTCTCTTGCTTTTTTCTTGTACTGTCTTGTACTTGGGCGACACAATAAAAGTGCTTAAATCATTTATCAAAGACCAATAATATTTAGGCTTGATGAGTGGATACGATATCATTATTTTTTAGTTTTTTACGAATGAAAGCGATAGATATGACCAAAACCAATATGACTACCAAGCCAATAATTATTGTTTGAATCATCTTCCCCAGTTGCCTTTTAAAGAGAAGTGCATCTACTTTACCAGTGTGGATGTAAACCCAATCGCTCGCTATTCTTGTGGCAAAATCAGTGCTTCCAGTAGTTAAAAGAATAATTCCATCTTTTGTTAAAGGATTGTATCGAAAAGCGGTGTTAAGTGGTGGATTGTTTTTGCCATCGTGACCAATGATGAAAGAATTGTTTTCTAGTTCGGCATACAAGAAAGTGCCTAATCCATAGATGGGTGTTCCAAGAGTTTCTGCTTGGGCTTGCCACATCATTTTTTGAAATTGTACTGACAACGGTTTTTGTTTGCGCTCATCTTCTTTCAAAGAATAAAAGAGTTTTTCTAAGTCTGCCAAAGTGGTATAAAGCGCACTTGCTGCCTGCGCTGTATAATAGCGATGTCTTGCTTTTGAACCATCTGAATTGTAGAAATCTGCTACGCATTCGCGAAAGCGTTCATCCCATTCATAAAAGGACGATGTCATTTGTAATTGCTCAAAAATTTCAGTTTTCATATAGACATCGAAAGATTGCCCACTTACTTCTTCAACAATAAGTTGCAAAAGGGTGAAACCACCACCTGAGTATCGCCACTCAATTCCTGGCTCGATACCAACGACCGTTCTAACATCGCTACCTGGGTCTGCATCTGTAGCTTTTGTTAATGATGATTCTAATGATTGCAAATCTTTTAGAGATTCAAAACCTGCATAACCCAATCCATCTGTTAAACCTGCCGTGTGACTTAGCAATCGCCTTACTGTTACTTTTGAATTGTCAAAGCCACTTTTTGGCAAGTGCCATCTGGTCAGGTATTGGTCTATTGGAACATCTAAATCTAGCTTCCCATCCTGAACAAGTTTCATCACGCCAATGGCAGAAACAAACTTAGATAGTGATGCTACTTGGAAAACAGTATTTCTATCTACAAGTTTATCATTAGAATGAAAAGACTCTGCTTCGAGTTGTCCATTTTTGAAAACTCCCAAAGCCATATTACCCACAAACTCGTTATGAAGCTCTTTTTGCACCGAGGCAATAAATGTTTCAGGTACTCTCTCTTTTGTAAACGGTGTATACCACCACCCGTTATCCGTGCCAAGGAAAACTACTAAAGTGTGGACTACCATTAATACAATTGCAAGTCCTGTATATTTTAAAAATCGTTTCATAAAGCTATGTTTTAGAAGGTACTATTATGGAATCTGAATTAGTCTGAAGCTTATTTCTAAATTCTCTTTTCAAGAAATAGATACAGATGTTAACAACTAAAATTGAGCTTAAAAGTATTAGTATAAAGTTGGTCAAGCCACCTACGCTTTCAATGTAATTCTTGTCTATCATTGATGAATCATTGAAAAACCTTAGAAAGTACACACTAAAATTGGCCGAAGCGTGAATTATTATAGCCGCCAACATACTCTTACTTCTGTAGTACACCCATCCAAGAAACGCACCCATAATGAGTCCCGCTACAAATTGCCACGGATTTAAATGAACTATAGCAAACAATAGACTAGAAATTAAGATGGATATTCTAGGCGAGTACCTATGCAACAGACCGTCTAGAATTATTCCTCTAAAAATCAATTCTTCCAGAACAGGTGCAGCAATGACCATTAACATAAAAGTTGAAAGTCCGGTTTGACTTGCCGCTTTGGCAAATGCTAGTTCCATACTTTCTGGAACTGATATTAAAGCAGAAATTGGCCCTACCACGCCTAATAATAGTACTATCCCGCCGACTATTAAAAATGGTATTATTCTTTTGTTTTTTACTGTTAGGTTAAATGCTTTTCCAGAAGACTTTCTTTTTTTGATTCTAAAAACTATCAAAAATGGAATTCCCATTGCCAAAATTTGAAAAAGTAGTGCAGCAGTCTCATTACCCACAACTTTATTAAGGGCAGGAATAACAACGCTTACTATCATCATTGCAATAATGATGATTCCTGTAATCGCAAAACTTTGCCCTATGCTCGGGTACGTTGGTAGTTTTGATTTTTTCATAATGTTCGTTTTTTGATGATGATGGCTGAAGTATTGAATGCGGTTAGGTGTATTGCCCGTTGTATAAATTCGAATTGATTCTTTACAACGGGCTACACCCGCTATCAACAACAGTTATGCGGTTGTTACAGGATTCCAAGCCCCAGTTGCTGCTACTTGTTCAGCATACTCGGTAAAGTCAATAGCTTTTCTACCTAATACTTTTTCAACGTCATTAGAAATCTCTTGGTTATCTGGATTTCCTAAAACTTCTTTGAATAGGTAACCAAAGAGCCAAACATAAGAATCAGGTAATCCAGCTTTTCGCATTCCGTCCTTGAATTCTTCAATAGAAATAGGTACATACTGTAGCTCTCTGTTGCTAGCATTTGCCATAATGCCGACAACTTCTTCAAAAGTTCTCATTTTTGGACCTGTAACCGTTATCGTTTGTCCGTTGTAAGAGTCATCTACTAATACCTTAGAAACTACATCTGCGATATCATTGGCATCTACAAAAGGTATTCTAGCTTCTGGCATAGGTAGTGCTACAACACCATCTAAAACAAAGTCTATAAAAGCACCTTCGCTAAAATTTTGGTTGAACCAAGATGCTCGAACCAAGGTGTAGTCCAAGCCAGAATTGGCAACAATCTGTTCACAAGCTTCCGCCTCTGTTTCGCCCTTGCCAGAAAGTAATACTACTTTTTTCAAACCAGCAGCTATAGCTTTTTTTGTTAAGGTGGTTATCGCTTCTCTTGAGCCAGGTACTGCTAAATCTGGATAATACACAATATAAGCTCTATCCATACCCTCTAATACAGCGTCATAAGTTTTTGGATTTTCCCAATGCAAAGCGGGATTCGTTTTGTGACCCACAACGCGAACGTTGTATCCAGCTTCTTGTAAATTTTTTACTACTCGGCTACCAGTTTTTCCAGTTCCTCCGATTACTACGATGTTTTCAGTTTTCATTTTTCTTTGTTTTTAAATTGTTATTAATTTCTCCTCCAATATTATGAGGGTTTTTGATATTACTTTTTATACTATATGTGTTGAATACTCTTTTTTTTTAATACTTTGAGGTACCAATACAGAGTTGTCGTTGTAATGAACTCTAGTCCAATAAACCAAAACCCAAAATCGATAAAGAAGTCAGAATATGTGCCGCCATAAGGCAGAACTGTAAATGGCACCGTGATGAGTGCATCTAAAACTGCAGATATGATGAAGAAAATCAGTCCTACTCTCAATCCGTGAGTATTAATATTATTTCGGTAATAGAGTTTTGCTCCATACCAAACCACGGGGACTATGACTATAGACAACCAAATATTCGCTTGCTGTTCTGCATCTTCTAAAAGTGGTACATAAAAGGATGACGCATATAAACTTACCCCTATTATCCAAATAAGTATTCCAATGCTAATTGCTCTTGTTAGTTTCATAACTGTTCGTTTATTGATGAATGAATATTTTATTTGCTGTATCATTTTGAATATATCAAGCCTATTAATAGTAATGAGAATGATGTGAATGAGGCTATAGTACGTTGAATATGCCAACGATTCCAAGGCTGCTCAAATTTGGTTCGTAGTTCCTTAAGCTCAATAGCCGAAAGGTTTTCAAGAACCGTTTTATCTAACAGTTCGTTAAGCGGTACATTTTTGAAAACCGTTATCAACCCTATTCCGATAAGGAATAGAATTGCCGCGAGCATAAATGACCAAAATGTCGTTGGATGTGCATTGCGATGCAGATAGGCATTAATGAATAGCAGTATCACAGGTCCAAAAAAAGTGATGAGAAAACTGCGGTTAATGATGGCGCGGTTCATTGCTTGAAATGACTGTAAGAAACCTAAATCATCCAGTCTGCCGATTCCTGGAGTTACTGCGTTAGACCAGGTAAAACATAAGCCTGCGGTGAGTCCAGTAAATAAGATGCCTAGTATCAATATGATGATTTTAAAGTTGATTTCCATTTTCATTATTTTTTATGGATGATATCCAGGTTAATAAATCTTGATATTCTTCGCTGGTTAATTCTATTTTCTTGCCTTTGGGCATTCGCTTTTTAATGAACACCTGCTTGTATACATCATTTGACCAGCCATTCATATTATCTTCAGTGAAGACACGTCTACGATTGCGTTTCTCGTGACAGACGTTGCATTTGTTTGTAAGAACCGTAAACGCTCTTTCCTCTATCGGGTCTTCTTTAGATAGACCTGTATACGCTAGACCTTCATATCCATCAGATGATGTGTGAGGGTCATTTTGCCCTGCCATAATTGCTAGACAGGTGGCGACAATTAATTTCACTAATGTGTTCATTGTTAAAAGGCTGATTGTTAATGATGATACAAAGTTGCGGAGATATACTCCCAATCATTTATTCGAGCGGAAATATGATTTGTTCGAAAAGTGCATTGTGAAAATCGAAGGCTAACTCTCTGGATTTCTATTTATTAACTTGATGTAGTTTATCAAGGAATTTCCAGAGTTGTGTTCCGTTATCTTAGTCCAATTCTTTAGAAAATGCCACTGCTTTATCTGCCAGCTCTTTTCTATAGTGCTCTTCTACAATTCCACCATCCTTAAATTTGTCATAAAAAGATGGCAACGAATATGTATCTATGATTCGTGCTCCCAGAAATGGAAAAGAAGTATTTGCTGTTTGTAGTACAGTTGCACCACCTCTTCCTCCGGGTGAAGTTGCCATAAGCAGCATAGGTTTTTCTTTCCAAATTTTCATATCTAAACGTGATAACCAGTCTATGGTGTTTTTAAATACTGCTGCATAAGAGCCATTATGCTCTGCTAAAGAGATGATAAAACCATCCGCTGAATTAATGATTTCGTTCAATCTTTTCACAGCGGTTGGAATACCATTCTCTGCTTCAAAGTCTTCTCCATAGATGGGAAGTATATAATCATTTAAATCAATGGTCAAGATTTCTACATCCTTTAAAAGCGTCGTCGTATATGCTATAAGCATTTTGTTGATAGATTTTTGGCTATTACTTCCTGCAATTGTGATTATTTTTTTCATAATTATTTATTTTTTGAGATTATAGAATCAATTGACCATTTTCCGCTTCCATTTAATAACACACTCAATGCAAGACCAATTATTAAAAGAGAATATTCGTAACCTTCACCTGCTTGGTTACCATACCAGTTCATAAAAAAGCCGTGTTCTAGCTGCGTAGTAATTATGATGCCTGTAAACATACCTACAAGGGATAATGCCCAAAACCTAGAGAAGATTCCAAGAACCAATGAAATGGAACCAAAAAACTCAATCATTATAACTGAGAAGGCTACAATACTTGGCAAACCCATTTGGGTAGTCAATGACTCCATCGTACCTTGATAGCCATATCCACCGAAGAGTCCTAATAACTTTTGCGCGCCGTGCGGAAATATGACTAATCCTAGCGTTAAACGTGCAATACTAAATCCCAAATTAGGGTGTGTCGTAATTAATTTTTTGAATAGATTTTTCATAATATGTTAGATTTAAAATGTGTTACGATAATAGATTCCGAAACTCGATTTTCGAATTGGTTCAGTTCCGTATTGGTCAAAGTCCACCCCAAGTCCAAGTTGATGGTCTTTATAGGCTGCGCCCAAACGTAGTTGTTGGAAGCTTCTGGAGTGTGATTTGAACGTATCCCAAACGGTTAAGAATTGTCCATTCAACCACAGGGATAGATTTTTGGTAAGTCGCTTTTGTATCTGAAATTGGGTAAATACCTCCCCAAGGCTTGCATCTTTCTTCTCTGAATAGGCTACTGTAGGAATGACCACTAGCAAAGCTCTCGAATTCTTAAGGGT
This genomic window from Maribacter sp. MJ134 contains:
- a CDS encoding adenylate/guanylate cyclase domain-containing protein: MLSPKIKRNISRIIPFGVIWLVLGWVNLFSQEAVLTAALDENSNQSAVIRMTREVFLFASIATIIVGLLVGTIEVVWLGKLFGKRSFLLKIGYKLVFYTIFLLLVILINYPIAVALESQISLFDPIVFDKLLDFLMNIEFASTMVSISFSLFISLFYSEISENIGHGVLMNFFIGKYHKPIEEKRIFLFSDMKSSTTIAEQLGHIKYFELLREYYSDFSDAIVRYSGEVYQYIGDEIVISWKYEDGIKSNNCINCFFAMKEDLRKRADWYTATFGVAPTFKAGLHVGEVTTGEIGALKKEIIFTGDVLNTTARIQGLCNKYKVEILVSEDLIKELRLGTVFRINPLGIFELKGKEENLELFTIQK
- a CDS encoding serine hydrolase domain-containing protein; the encoded protein is MKRFLKYTGLAIVLMVVHTLVVFLGTDNGWWYTPFTKERVPETFIASVQKELHNEFVGNMALGVFKNGQLEAESFHSNDKLVDRNTVFQVASLSKFVSAIGVMKLVQDGKLDLDVPIDQYLTRWHLPKSGFDNSKVTVRRLLSHTAGLTDGLGYAGFESLKDLQSLESSLTKATDADPGSDVRTVVGIEPGIEWRYSGGGFTLLQLIVEEVSGQSFDVYMKTEIFEQLQMTSSFYEWDERFRECVADFYNSDGSKARHRYYTAQAASALYTTLADLEKLFYSLKEDERKQKPLSVQFQKMMWQAQAETLGTPIYGLGTFLYAELENNSFIIGHDGKNNPPLNTAFRYNPLTKDGIILLTTGSTDFATRIASDWVYIHTGKVDALLFKRQLGKMIQTIIIGLVVILVLVISIAFIRKKLKNNDIVSTHQA
- a CDS encoding DUF5367 family protein; the encoded protein is MKLTRAISIGILIWIIGVSLYASSFYVPLLEDAEQQANIWLSIVIVPVVWYGAKLYYRNNINTHGLRVGLIFFIISAVLDALITVPFTVLPYGGTYSDFFIDFGFWFIGLEFITTTTLYWYLKVLKKKSIQHI
- a CDS encoding NmrA family NAD(P)-binding protein, producing MKTENIVVIGGTGKTGSRVVKNLQEAGYNVRVVGHKTNPALHWENPKTYDAVLEGMDRAYIVYYPDLAVPGSREAITTLTKKAIAAGLKKVVLLSGKGETEAEACEQIVANSGLDYTLVRASWFNQNFSEGAFIDFVLDGVVALPMPEARIPFVDANDIADVVSKVLVDDSYNGQTITVTGPKMRTFEEVVGIMANASNRELQYVPISIEEFKDGMRKAGLPDSYVWLFGYLFKEVLGNPDNQEISNDVEKVLGRKAIDFTEYAEQVAATGAWNPVTTA
- a CDS encoding DUF1772 domain-containing protein produces the protein MEINFKIIILILGILFTGLTAGLCFTWSNAVTPGIGRLDDLGFLQSFQAMNRAIINRSFLITFFGPVILLFINAYLHRNAHPTTFWSFMLAAILFLIGIGLITVFKNVPLNELLDKTVLENLSAIELKELRTKFEQPWNRWHIQRTIASFTSFSLLLIGLIYSK
- a CDS encoding helix-turn-helix domain-containing protein; this translates as MTRDFIHINDFVILVEEANETKIEVDTCYFDEPIVAVAFYGSGNVDLAVKYGEKRKDFHYTKGLSFAFYADEKVEFEHTVSPEKSLKCIVVATKMSKLEELPNQEGELFSDLLNELVNPKDHYVEGPSFFMTPEMKHIVDAFFSNTYSGKTKMMFFRSQITALLSHFFGQLALKQEEASKPLHREQLNKAKDILLENLENPPSLSELSKAIGFNTTRLKKEFKAIFGVPVFKYLQNERLTSAHKLISENEATVQEAAWQVGYDSLSSFSNAFAKKFGYRPSQIK
- a CDS encoding DoxX family protein; its protein translation is MKNLFKKLITTHPNLGFSIARLTLGLVIFPHGAQKLLGLFGGYGYQGTMESLTTQMGLPSIVAFSVIMIEFFGSISLVLGIFSRFWALSLVGMFTGIIITTQLEHGFFMNWYGNQAGEGYEYSLLIIGLALSVLLNGSGKWSIDSIISKNK
- a CDS encoding CPBP family intramembrane glutamic endopeptidase, with the translated sequence MKKSKLPTYPSIGQSFAITGIIIIAMMIVSVVIPALNKVVGNETAALLFQILAMGIPFLIVFRIKKRKSSGKAFNLTVKNKRIIPFLIVGGIVLLLGVVGPISALISVPESMELAFAKAASQTGLSTFMLMVIAAPVLEELIFRGIILDGLLHRYSPRISILISSLLFAIVHLNPWQFVAGLIMGAFLGWVYYRSKSMLAAIIIHASANFSVYFLRFFNDSSMIDKNYIESVGGLTNFILILLSSILVVNICIYFLKREFRNKLQTNSDSIIVPSKT
- a CDS encoding NADPH-dependent FMN reductase; its protein translation is MKKIITIAGSNSQKSINKMLIAYTTTLLKDVEILTIDLNDYILPIYGEDFEAENGIPTAVKRLNEIINSADGFIISLAEHNGSYAAVFKNTIDWLSRLDMKIWKEKPMLLMATSPGGRGGATVLQTANTSFPFLGARIIDTYSLPSFYDKFKDGGIVEEHYRKELADKAVAFSKELD
- a CDS encoding NAD(P)-dependent oxidoreductase, giving the protein MTTLVVGASGATGQHLVSQLLKQGQHVRAIVRNAEKLPVSLRNENRLTIIEASILDLTAAEMVEYVADCDAVASCLGHNLTFKGIYGQPRKLVTDATRRLCNAIIVNTPTKAVKYILMNTSGNRNRDLEEPISFTHKCVIGLLRLLLPPHVDNEKAADYLRTHIGQNNQFVKWCAVRPDGLIDEDEVTAYEIHPSPIRSAIFNAGKVSRINVAHFMAALIVDDDTWIKWKGQMPVIYNETSMIVKQAKYR